One Nitrospiria bacterium genomic region harbors:
- a CDS encoding type Z 30S ribosomal protein S14, whose amino-acid sequence MAKTSLIVKSNRVPKFKVRQYNRCKVCGRPRGYLRKFAMCRICFRSLSLKGEIPGVIKASW is encoded by the coding sequence GTGGCAAAAACATCATTAATCGTAAAGTCCAACCGGGTTCCCAAATTTAAGGTCCGGCAATATAACCGGTGTAAGGTATGTGGTCGCCCGAGGGGTTATTTGCGAAAATTTGCAATGTGCCGAATCTGCTTTAGGAGTTTAAGTCTTAAAGGAGAAATTCCAGGTGTCATTAAGGCAAGTTGGTAA
- the rplE gene encoding 50S ribosomal protein L5, whose translation MKGQRTTPKSKKTSNGEKPRVKIKYDQEVIPLLMKEFGYKNKLQVPRMEKIIVNIGMGEAIQNIKFLDSAVKELGQITGQRPIVTKARKSIAGFKLRSGMPIGCKVTLRGQRLYEFFDRLTHVALPRIRDFRGVSEKAFDGRGNFTLGIKEQLIFPEIKYDEIAMTHGMDITIVTTAKSDHEARALLKNLGIPFRNR comes from the coding sequence GTGAAAGGTCAACGAACCACTCCAAAAAGCAAAAAAACATCAAATGGCGAAAAACCCCGGGTAAAAATCAAGTATGATCAGGAGGTGATTCCCCTTTTGATGAAAGAGTTTGGGTATAAAAATAAACTCCAAGTTCCCCGTATGGAAAAAATTATCGTAAATATTGGAATGGGGGAAGCTATTCAGAATATTAAGTTTTTAGATAGTGCAGTTAAAGAATTAGGCCAAATTACAGGCCAACGACCCATTGTGACCAAGGCCAGAAAATCAATTGCAGGGTTTAAGTTGAGGAGTGGAATGCCCATTGGATGTAAAGTGACTTTACGTGGGCAAAGACTTTATGAGTTTTTTGATCGTCTTACCCATGTGGCATTACCCCGAATCCGGGATTTTCGAGGCGTTTCTGAAAAGGCTTTTGATGGAAGAGGGAATTTTACCCTTGGAATCAAGGAGCAGCTCATTTTTCCAGAAATTAAATATGATGAAATTGCAATGACTCACGGTATGGATATTACCATTGTGACCACTGCAAAAAGTGATCATGAAGCAAGAGCTTTATTGAAAAATTTAGGGATTCCTTTTAGAAATCGATAG
- the rplX gene encoding 50S ribosomal protein L24, with the protein MDGKTISRTGIRKGDMVRVITGRDRGKNGKVLQVLAKKQRVVVEKLNIIKRHTRPQQKNRQGGIVEREGPIQISNVMLLCPQCNKSTRFSVKILTDGKKLRCCRKCGEVLDKG; encoded by the coding sequence ATGGATGGAAAAACAATTTCCAGAACCGGAATTCGAAAAGGGGATATGGTTCGGGTGATAACCGGGCGAGATCGGGGAAAAAACGGAAAGGTGTTGCAGGTTTTGGCCAAAAAGCAAAGGGTGGTTGTTGAAAAATTAAATATCATAAAACGTCATACCCGACCCCAACAAAAAAACCGTCAAGGCGGAATCGTGGAACGGGAGGGACCCATTCAAATTTCCAATGTGATGCTGTTATGTCCTCAATGTAATAAATCAACACGGTTTTCTGTGAAAATTCTCACCGATGGAAAGAAGCTTCGCTGTTGCCGGAAATGCGGTGAGGTTTTGGATAAAGGATGA